One Candidatus Poribacteria bacterium genomic region harbors:
- a CDS encoding 30S ribosomal protein S2, producing MTEITVKQLIEAGMHFGHQTDRWNPKMERYILTERNGIHTIDSDHIPTLTEAYS from the coding sequence ATGACTGAGATTACGGTGAAACAGCTTATCGAGGCGGGGATGCATTTCGGACATCAGACTGACCGCTGGAATCCCAAGATGGAGAGGTATATCCTCACCGAGCGGAACGGGATTCACACCATTGACTCCGATCACATCCCGACTTTGACCGAAGCCTATAGCTGA